The following coding sequences lie in one Oryza brachyantha chromosome 10, ObraRS2, whole genome shotgun sequence genomic window:
- the LOC102709401 gene encoding probable cinnamyl alcohol dehydrogenase 1 gives MAAECGSGNCEAWAARDPSGILSLYKFNRRAVQSDDVSVRITHCGVCYADVAWTRNILNNSMYPLVPGHEIAGVVTEVGADVKNFKVGDHVGVGTYVNSCRDCENCNSSLENYCSKGVFTFNGVDTDGTVTKGGYSSHIVVHDRYCFKIPDGYPLEKAAPLLCAGITVYTPMMRHNMNQPGKSLGVIGLGGLGHMAVKFGKAFGLKVTVISTSESKRKEAIDLLGADNFVLSSDKNEMESLKSSLHFIIDTASGDHPFDPYLSLLKVGGVMALLSFPSEIKVHPANLNLGGRSLSGSVTGGTKDTQEMINFCAANKIFPDIEMIKIDYANEALQRLVDRDVRFRFVIDIENSFK, from the exons ATGGCTGCTGAATGTGGAAGTGGCAATTGTGAAGCTTGGGCCGCGAGAGATCCTTCTGGTATCCTCTCCCTGTACAAATTCAACCGCAG GGCTGTACAAAGCGATGATGTTTCCGTGAGGATCACACACTGTGGTGTCTGTTATGCTGATGTTGCATGGACACGGAATATACTTAACAATTCGATGTACCCTTTAGTCCCTGG GCATGAGATAGCTGGAGTTGTAACTGAGGTTGGTGCAGACGTCAAGAATTTCAAAGTGGGTGACCATGTAGGTGTTGGCACATATGTGAATTCATGCCGGGACTGTGAGAACTGCAATAGCTCTCTTGAGAACTACTGCTCAAAAGGTGTCTTCACTTTCAATGGAGTTGACACTGATGGCACTGTCACAAAGGGAGGATATTCTAGTCACATAGTAGTACATGATAG GTACTGCTTTAAAATTCCTGATGGCTACCCTTTGGAAAAGGCAGCACCATTACTTTGTGCTGGCATTACTGTATATACTCCAATGATGCGGCATAACATGAACCAACCAGGAAAATCACTTGGCGTCATTGGACTTGGTGGTCTCGGTCACATGGCAGTAAAATTTGGGAAAGCCTTTGGACTGAAAGTAACAGTTATTAGTACTAGTGAatcaaagagaaaagaagCTATTGACCTTCTTGGTGCAGATAATTTCGTGCTCTCATCAGATAAAAATGAGATGGAG TCGCTGAAAAGTTCCCTGCACTTCATTATTGATACTGCCTCCGGTGATCACCCATTCGATCCTTATCTCTCACTACTGAAAGTCGGTGGTGTAATGGCACTGCTTAGCTTCCCAAGTGAAATCAAAGTGCATCCTGCAAACCTTAATCTTG GTGGGCGGAGTTTATCTGGTAGTGTAACAGGAGGTACAAAGGACACCCAggagatgataaacttctgTGCTGCAAACAAAATCTTCCCAGATATCGAGATGATCAAGATAGACTACGCCAACGAGGCACTTCAGAGGCTTGTGGACCGGGATGTGAGGTTTCGCTTTGTGATCGACATTGAAAACTCTTTCAAGTAG